The Mangifera indica cultivar Alphonso chromosome 12, CATAS_Mindica_2.1, whole genome shotgun sequence DNA window AAACTCGTAGAGCGCGTAATGTATGTGGTGCGAGAAGAAATGGCCATAGCTGACCAGAAGCACCGTCTGACAATAAAGTCTGGGGGTTCTTCAAGCTCCCGTTTCGACAATCAGGTAACACGACGTCGTCTTCTTCCTCCACGCCGCATCATCACCATAATCAAGCTAACCATCACACGGAGGGATCGAATCCGCATGCTTCCAATTCAGTTTCTTCTGTTGCGAGGTCTTTTTTACCGGCTTGCCGTCGCCTCAAGCTCGACCCTCCCAAAAAGCTCTACTTTCCTTGTATGTACTTTCATTAtcttaactttttatttttgtacttGTTTAAATGTAAATTATGCTATTTACTGTCTTGAATCTCGTAACTTTTGTGCTATTGTGTTTGAAGATGAACCTGGCAAGCAGGTTAGAAGTGCGATCAAGATTAAAAACACAAGCAAGTCACATGTAGCTTTCAAGGTACATCGCACCTTTGAAGTTTTATCCAtgaagattttaattaatattattattaatttgtgttTACATTCTTGTTTATAAATAGCTACCTTACTGAGCTGCTCACTATTCTTGTTTTAGTTTCAAACGACAGCACCAAAAAGCTGCTATATGCGTCCTCCGGGTGCTATTCTTGCTCCCGGCGAGAGTCTCATAGCGACTGGTAattggtttttaaattttggatcaaATTGGCGCTTTGCTTGTATTTTGTGCTACCATCTATTGTCTTGGTTAGTGCTTATAGGTTTCTTTGCTTGATTTTGTATGGATCTGCTAGTCTTCAAGTTTGTGGAGGTTCCAGAGAACAATGAAAAGCCAATGGATCAAAAGAGTAGGgataagtttaaaattgttagCTTGAAGGTGAAAGGAGAGGTGGACTATGTTCCTGAGCTGGTGCGTTTCTCATTACATACAGTTGCTGCATTTTCTGATTGTTGTAATGCTTTTTATATAATGATGTATTGATAGAAAtgctatttatttatattttattaacaactAGTCTTAGTGAGCATGCAAAGATTTTAGGAATTTTTTCTTCAGTCGATCGGTCTATATTTCGTATGGGTGTTGGCTAGAACTTCTTATCAAATTGTAGGTGTTACAGGTGGATATTTGATGTATAAAGTGTTAGTATTTCAGTGCCTAGTTTGCAAGGGCATTTGTATAATCTAAAGACTACATATCTCTGCAGGCAGCTAATTTTGTGAAGTGTGCCTGCTGTCTGcaatagaaaaagtaataactaAATTGGGGGTCCAGTTTCCTTCACCATCTAATTTTGCTGGTGTGCTCGGATACTTTTACTCTATTTCTATTTGTGTAGAGTTCATACATGATGAAGTAGGCATCCCTTGTTGAAAGCTAGCTGGTTATATTAGTTATATGCCTGTATTTGTGGAGAATTAAGTGCCTTTTATGATTGGGGCGCTCACAGTATTGGGTTTCCTTTTGAATCATATTAATTGCATTGTTGCCTTTGTACAAGCTTATCTTTGCAGACTACTTTGCTGCTaagtaattttgtttaatgCAGTTTGATGAGCAAAAGGATCAAGCAGCATTAGAGCAAATATTGCGGGTCGTCTTTCTTAATCCTGAGCGTGCTGACCCTGTAAGTATTGTTAGgacacaaataatttaaaaagcaGCCTTTTACAAAATGTATGCTTAGAGAATTCCCGTTTATGTGGTTGCATCTCTTTTTATTCTGAAGGCTCTGGAAAAATTGAAGCGCCGGTTAGCAGAAGCTGATGCTGCAGTTGCCGCTCGCAAGAAGCCTCAAGAAGATGCAGGTCCAAAGATTATTGGTGAAGGGCTTGTCATAGATGAATGTGTAAGTTATCTTATCAATGTCATCTGAAATTTTACAACTGTAAACTATTGCTCACATTGTGTGGTTTCTGACTGTCCTTACATTCTTTTTGCAGAAAGAACGGAGGGAAAGATACCTTGCTCAACAACAGGTTGAAGGAGTAGATTCAGTATAGAATGGTTATGCTTCTGTTTGATTTGCCATCATCAAACAAGAATGCAAATGATTCACTTTTAAGTATATTCCTCCTCCAATCTTGCCCTGTAACGTGAATGATGTATCTTGCAACAAATCATGTAGAGACTGAAACATCTGTtgtgataa harbors:
- the LOC123192088 gene encoding vesicle-associated protein 4-2-like; the protein is MRVIQGIKEQVSKCDSTIKSLKDSVWSSSSAKQARRFSGATDSSGFKSSKDEKLKQAEESLQAPSDNKVWGFFKLPFRQSGNTTSSSSSTPHHHHNQANHHTEGSNPHASNSVSSVARSFLPACRRLKLDPPKKLYFPYEPGKQVRSAIKIKNTSKSHVAFKFQTTAPKSCYMRPPGAILAPGESLIATVFKFVEVPENNEKPMDQKSRDKFKIVSLKVKGEVDYVPELFDEQKDQAALEQILRVVFLNPERADPALEKLKRRLAEADAAVAARKKPQEDAGPKIIGEGLVIDECKERRERYLAQQQVEGVDSV